A region of the Desulfobacterales bacterium genome:
CTGGTCAAATAGGGATTGGTAGCTATCATTTGATTCATTTCTGCGGCCATAAGAGCTGAAATAAGCCTCGCCCAATGATTAGCCAATATCTGATGACTGGGCTTTTCTCCCAAAAATTCGAACATCTCTAAAAATGCCTCTTGAGCAAGAGGTGTCGGGATACTTTCGGCTACATTAAGTCGAGCTAAAGGACCAACACTATAAATGGAAGATAAATTAGTTTCATCTAATCCATTCCATCCTTTTGGCCTCAAATGAGTGAATTTTACATACGTCCAAGGTTCCACATGTTCACTAATATAAGTTAAATATTCCGATGGTTCAAAATAGGCGTATTCATGCCCATCAGGATCAACAACTCGTATCTTTCCATCATAAAACTGAACACCTTTATGCTCATCCACCATTCCCATGTAGTGTGTTTTTAAGCGATAAGTTTCGCTTAATATTAAATCACGATAAGTTTTATTGCTTAAGACCTTGTCTTTAAAGAGTTTAAGTGCAGCCTTGGCAAATGTCAAGGAAAAATCTGTAGTGTCTTTTATCCATTTTCGTTCATCTTCTGTAATACCTCTTGGTACACCACCAGGCAATCCTCCTTCTGGGTGAGGGGCTTTGGAAAATATCAACCGGATGATATCTCTGTTTCGACGTCTAACCTCTATTACTTGTTTTCCAATATCTTTTCCAAGTTCTGCAATGAGCCCAAGTATATTTCTTTCTGATGGATTTGCATCTGGTCCTAAAATAAAATCTGGGGCTGCCAGAAAGAAAAAATGAATATAATGATCTTCTATAATAAATGCATTATATTCCAACTGTCGGATCAACTTAGCAGTTAATGTTGGTTCCAGACCAAAAACTTGATCCAATGCTTTGGTGGCAGCCATATGATGAGCTGATGGACATACCCCGCAAATATTGGGCGCGATCCTCGTCATTTCTTCAGCAGGCCTGCCAATACAAAATCTTTCAAAACCTCTAAGCTCGGTTACCTGCCAATAGACGTTTTCTACCTTACCATCATCTCCTATAATAATATCTATTTTCCCATGACCTTCAAGTCGTGTAATGGGATCTATAGTGATTTTAGTTTTCATTTTCTATTCTCCGTCTTTTTCCCATAATTGAAATTGGCTCGATAAACCGATAAAAATACCCTACAGGATCATCTATTTCATCCATCAATTGTTTGTAATCTCCGTATTTTCCAGTTTTTAACAGACATGCCATCATAGCAATAGCTTTGGCTCCGCTGTCAAGTACACCGGGCATAGGTCCAAAACACCCTCGACAGGGTATATTAGTTTTGATGCATGTTTCACCACATCCACTGCGGGTAACTGGTCCCAAACACATGATCCCTTGAGCCAGAAAACATATATCCGATTCAGCCTCTTTTTCGTGGATGCGACTAATTTGCCTAATTTCAAGGCGTAGAGGCTTTGTATTATTTCTTAAACAAATTTCGCAAAGAGCTGTTCTTGGAGCAAGTTTAGAACCTTTTGGCGGTAGATCTGCTGTAAGTACTGACTTTACTGCATTGTGAATTAAATCTGGAGGTGGAGGGCAACCTGGTAAATAATAATCAACATCAATAGCTTGCTCAAGAGCATACACATGATCGAAAAATTTAGGGAGAGTCAATTCAACTCCATCTATAAAGGTTGATTCCATAGGAATAACCTTTTCTGGATTTAACACTGATGGAGATGTATGATACACAAAAGAAAAGATATCCTCTTTTGTGGTAAAATTAGCAAGCCCTTGGCTGCCGCCAAAACATGCACATGACCCAAAAGCCAAGATATATTGTGATTTTTGTCTTAACAAGGTAGCTACTTTCTTATGCTCTGAATTACGAATGGCTCCATGAATAATAGACAAAATAATTTCATTATCATTGAAAGATTTTAAATGGTGATATTTATAATCTAAAGCAATAGGCCAAAAGACAATGTCCATTTCATCGGTTAAATCAATCAAGGATTCATTCAAATCCACTATGGCTTCATCACATCCCGCACATGACGATAACCAGGCGATGGCGACTTTGGTTTTTTCTTTCATAATAGTCTTCCTTTATTTTCCTTTCACAGGGCCTAATGATATAAGTTCATCCATAAAACAGGTATATTGATTTAAGATGTCATCTCCATTGGGATTTCTTTTAGATACCATCTTGATCCTTTCCGTTTCAATGCCATAACTTAACAAAACTTTTTGGATCAAATACACCATCTTCCTAATTCTAAAATCCCCATCCTCAAAATGACAATATCCTTCCTGACAAGCCAGTATAAGCACTCCATCAGCTTCTTTTTCAAAAGCCTGTAGAATATGGTAGCTTTCAATCTTGGCGCAACAGGTGACAGGAATTAAATACTCTATTGGAATCGGGGTTTGATTTAAGTATCCCCACCCGAAATCACATGAAAAACACACAATTTTTGGGTTTTGATCGGACATTGAATTCATCTCCTTGGATATCTATGTTATAGAAACCTGTGTTGGTAAATTTTTTTCCTGAGCCAATCGTTGTAATGTTTGTACAATTCGATAATGGGTATCATCTCCAACTAATTTTCGAGCATCTGATGGACATGCTACCACACACATTCCACAGGCTTTACATTTAAACATATCCGTTGTTGAAATAATAGCTCCATCCATTTCACGCATTTGAGCTGCACCATAAAAACAGGCAGAAACACAGATTCTACATCCCGAACAGCGAGAGATATTTACCTCAACATTAGGTAGGGAATTCTGAATTCCTATGGACACACAGGCTTTGCAGGAAATACATGGACCACAATACAAACAACGACGAGCTTCTTCAATAGCTTCATCTAAGGTAAATCCACGTTCATACAATTGAAAATGCATCCGTTTCTCAGGGGGAATCCATAATACCTCTGGTTCGATCTGATACAACCGCTTTAAAGGAATTTCTTGAGTTTCAAACAGTTTTTTACGGCCTTCTGTTAAATCCTGTCCATTAAGAAAACGGACGATAGATTCGGCGGCTACCAACCCATCCCTCATAGCATCGGCCATAAATCCAACTTTCCTTAAATCTCCGCCAACAAATACCTGGGGTCTGTTCAAACTTTGCAATGTTAATGGATCAATTGCCAATCGGCCATATCCATTTAACAATTGATCTTTATATAATGATGATTTGTTCGGAGTCTGGCCTACTGTGATAATAAGAATATCACCCTTTAAATAAATACAATCCGATGTATCAAATTCAGGCTGAAACCCTTTTTCTGTATACACCTTCGAACATTTTGGGCATTCAATTTTTGTTAAACGTTCTCCTTCTCCAAAAATCTTACTAACCCCTCTGGAATAAAAGATTTTGATACCCTCTTGCCAAGCACCCCTGATTTCTTCTGCATCGGCTGGAATTCCATCTGGAGAAGATTTATCTTCACATTCAAGACATATTATAGTGGTGTCTCCTACTAGGCGTTTAGCTGTTCTGGCAACATCGAAAGCTACATTCCCGCCACCTATGACAAACACTCGTTTGCCTTGAAAATAATTGGGTTTGATATTGCCATGACTGACTTCATACAAAAAGGTATGGCCATACATAATGCCCGATAAATTTTGGTTTTCTACTTCTTGATTGTTAAAGGTTAAAGACCTTGGAGTCGGGGTACCTTTAGCAACAAATACTGCTTCATATCCTTGATTAAAGATTTTATCCAGTGTCCATTTGCCTTCTCCTACATCAACATTCAACTTAACATCAATCCCAGCAATCCGAACCATATTATCTATGGCATAGGTTAAAACTTTCTCAGGTAAACGATATCGTGGAATAAGCCATAAAGCGCCTCCTAATCTATCTGATTTTTCAAAAATAGTGACCCTGTATCCTCGTTTACTCAAATCAAAAGCACAAAAAAGTCCTCCTGGGCCACCACCCA
Encoded here:
- a CDS encoding Ni/Fe hydrogenase subunit alpha, with product MKTKITIDPITRLEGHGKIDIIIGDDGKVENVYWQVTELRGFERFCIGRPAEEMTRIAPNICGVCPSAHHMAATKALDQVFGLEPTLTAKLIRQLEYNAFIIEDHYIHFFFLAAPDFILGPDANPSERNILGLIAELGKDIGKQVIEVRRRNRDIIRLIFSKAPHPEGGLPGGVPRGITEDERKWIKDTTDFSLTFAKAALKLFKDKVLSNKTYRDLILSETYRLKTHYMGMVDEHKGVQFYDGKIRVVDPDGHEYAYFEPSEYLTYISEHVEPWTYVKFTHLRPKGWNGLDETNLSSIYSVGPLARLNVAESIPTPLAQEAFLEMFEFLGEKPSHQILANHWARLISALMAAEMNQMIATNPYLTSKDIRNMNMRLRREGVGCVEAPRGTLFHHYQTDDQGMLTMVNLVVATQHNAAPICLAIKKAAIEFIRGDQVKEGLLNRVEMAFRAYDPCLACATHSFPGSITPTIHIRDKQGSLIKTLKTGMA
- a CDS encoding oxidoreductase, with the protein product MKEKTKVAIAWLSSCAGCDEAIVDLNESLIDLTDEMDIVFWPIALDYKYHHLKSFNDNEIILSIIHGAIRNSEHKKVATLLRQKSQYILAFGSCACFGGSQGLANFTTKEDIFSFVYHTSPSVLNPEKVIPMESTFIDGVELTLPKFFDHVYALEQAIDVDYYLPGCPPPPDLIHNAVKSVLTADLPPKGSKLAPRTALCEICLRNNTKPLRLEIRQISRIHEKEAESDICFLAQGIMCLGPVTRSGCGETCIKTNIPCRGCFGPMPGVLDSGAKAIAMMACLLKTGKYGDYKQLMDEIDDPVGYFYRFIEPISIMGKRRRIENEN
- a CDS encoding hydrogenase iron-sulfur subunit, which produces MSDQNPKIVCFSCDFGWGYLNQTPIPIEYLIPVTCCAKIESYHILQAFEKEADGVLILACQEGYCHFEDGDFRIRKMVYLIQKVLLSYGIETERIKMVSKRNPNGDDILNQYTCFMDELISLGPVKGK
- a CDS encoding FAD-dependent oxidoreductase, whose amino-acid sequence is MVSARDGIIQIGDYLFNKNPLFIVCGYVCGLCELGCNYRTKGGAIRRRLLKRFIADTYTDYLHEKEEFNSPKHKENVAVVGGGPGGLFCAFDLSKRGYRVTIFEKSDRLGGALWLIPRYRLPEKVLTYAIDNMVRIAGIDVKLNVDVGEGKWTLDKIFNQGYEAVFVAKGTPTPRSLTFNNQEVENQNLSGIMYGHTFLYEVSHGNIKPNYFQGKRVFVIGGGNVAFDVARTAKRLVGDTTIICLECEDKSSPDGIPADAEEIRGAWQEGIKIFYSRGVSKIFGEGERLTKIECPKCSKVYTEKGFQPEFDTSDCIYLKGDILIITVGQTPNKSSLYKDQLLNGYGRLAIDPLTLQSLNRPQVFVGGDLRKVGFMADAMRDGLVAAESIVRFLNGQDLTEGRKKLFETQEIPLKRLYQIEPEVLWIPPEKRMHFQLYERGFTLDEAIEEARRCLYCGPCISCKACVSIGIQNSLPNVEVNISRCSGCRICVSACFYGAAQMREMDGAIISTTDMFKCKACGMCVVACPSDARKLVGDDTHYRIVQTLQRLAQEKNLPTQVSIT